One Egicoccus halophilus genomic region harbors:
- a CDS encoding chemotaxis protein CheW, which yields MTTDNEFCTFRLDHLTFGIEVHQVQEVIRPQALTAVPRSNPVVQGLINLRGQIVTAIDLRRRLELPERPEGQEAMNVVVRTPEGEVSFLVDEIGDVVHVDEHSFETPPDTVEGVARELITGAYKLDDRLLLILDVQRTVQLPTAA from the coding sequence ATGACGACCGACAACGAGTTCTGCACCTTCCGTCTCGACCACCTCACCTTCGGCATCGAGGTGCACCAGGTCCAGGAGGTCATCCGGCCCCAGGCGCTGACCGCGGTGCCGCGGTCGAACCCGGTGGTCCAGGGACTGATCAACCTCCGCGGGCAGATCGTCACCGCGATCGACCTGCGACGCCGCCTCGAGCTGCCCGAGCGTCCCGAGGGCCAGGAGGCCATGAACGTGGTCGTCCGCACACCGGAGGGCGAGGTGAGCTTCCTCGTCGACGAGATCGGTGACGTCGTCCACGTCGACGAGCACAGCTTCGAGACGCCGCCGGACACGGTCGAGGGCGTCGCCCGGGAACTCATCACCGGGGCCTACAAGCTCGACGACCGACTTCTGCTCATCCTCGACGTCCAGCGCACGGTGCAGCTGCCGACCGCGGCCTGA